A window of Cryptomeria japonica chromosome 3, Sugi_1.0, whole genome shotgun sequence contains these coding sequences:
- the LOC131055196 gene encoding uncharacterized protein LOC131055196, with product MERAWKEVYRVVKEAELYLKRCSGEKWWVKSITLSTTGEAYAIHVHDLAWSVLCLHLNLLYSQGQTDESYTAAAYTAMGDFHAEMCNSMRIHDETEDKIRLVTIFQELLKDCEEKSVSDEDKSKLGVARFMSRKLQATIGNEPAVNCNRVAPWLQIDSKDLIPKLRVIGEGTFGKVYEGSWLGVKVAVKEICWFGEDIDSSLLEEIDVHAKLQSPFIAQLIGVCLLERCCYLVMEFVSFSLDRILKYRLEGDRPPLPLPVVVDTMLQISRAMEYLHSRKIMHMDLKASNVLIQPSEVPEFRAYGYGQVKLCDFGESRLRLYSFRSAEFSRGTCYWRSPEVFQYPQEGFEEDLGISKRYTQKADVYSFAMTCYEILTGKLPYEGVDERNVYGLVVQGKRPSLPPWCPSVLGDYIKTCWDTNPDCRPNFTHVSYFLRYMKFLLMRVNNSGHWDSLNAICKKIDVAKFVMLDGEGEQGSDESTVNFNEEGLIIRALDGNFPDSFQPYPVSQQSAQPLSPKDKIFVSLPDYIQQYSYKEMQNATDDFSRNVSGVSGLMWKGVLSDGTHVTVKKQRLEISMKEISMLWQLHHPNAVRLRGVSAGVETFLVYDHMVLGSLAGQLFRPTSILDWNIRKKIGIAIARFLSYLHDNNGKKFLNIHLKCTEILLDERFTPKFCGFLSVNLIDMNSRLLSSSEQQNLHLALQYEKFRNIQDFGIILLELLLGCKWESIRESLQSITNSMETQGWEYISRLLDEKLQGQVGEEEAMKWVKLALSCFARSPLEKLPMNKAVLVMKGLEQFPELPSSRSLRDLTPSQILYITSAKLEQDTGMTEMRVAWTMVNNGIQRSVRNTSSSKREQKGLF from the coding sequence ATGGAAAGGGCTTGGAAAGAAGTTTATCGTGTTGTAAAAGAAGCGGAATTGTATCTCAAACGGTGCTCAGGGGAAAAGTGGTGGGTCAAATCCATTACCTTGTCCACCACTGGAGAGGCCTATGCCATTCACGTACACGACCTTGCTTGGTCTGTGCTCTGTTTACATCTGAATCTTCTATATTCTCAAGGCCAAACTGATGAGAGCTATACAGCAGCAGCCTACACAGCAATGGGGGATTTCCATGCAGAGATGTGCAATTCGATGAGAATTCACGACGAGACTGAAGATAAGATTCGATTGGTTACTATTTTCCAAGAATTATTAAAGGATTGTGAAGAAAAGAGTGTGAGTGATGAAGACAAATCCAAGTTGGGGGTTGCGAGATTTATGTCGAGAAAGCTGCAAGCAACCATTGGAAATGAGCCCGCTGTTAATTGCAATCGTGTGGCTCCGTGGTTGCAAATTGATTCCAAAGATTTAATTCCCAAACTCAGAGTTATTGGGGAGGGTACTTTTGGAAAAGTGTACGAGGGCTCATGGCTTGGAGTGAAGGTTGCTGTTAAGGAGATCTGCTGGTTTGGTGAGGATATCGACTCTTCTCTTCTAGAGGAAATTGACGTTCATGCAAAGCTGCAGAGCCCTTTCATTGCTCAATTGATAGGCGTGTGTTTGCTAGAGAGATGTTGCTATCTTGTCATGGAATTCGTCAGCTTCAGCTTGGATAGAATCCTGAAATATCGGCTGGAAGGAGATAGGCCCCCTTTGCCTCTACCTGTTGTAGTGGACACGATGCTTCAAATCTCAAGGGCAATGGAGTACCTTCACAGCCGAAAAATCATGCACATGGATCTCAAAGCATCTAATGTCCTCATACAGCCTTCAGAAGTACCAGAATTCAGAGCCTATGGCTATGGGCAAGTTAAGCTGTGTGATTTTGGAGAGTCTCGTTTGAGGCTCTACAGTTTCCGATCTGCAGAATTCTCGAGGGGGACTTGTTACTGGAGATCGCCGGAAGTCTTCCAGTACCCCCAAGAGGGTTTTGAAGAAGACCTGGGGATTTCAAAGCGATATACTCAAAAGGCAGATGTATACAGCTTCGCTATGACTTGTTATGAGATACTGACGGGAAAGCTGCCCTATGAGGGAGTGGATGAGAGGAATGTCTACGGATTGGTAGTACAAGGCAAAAGGCCCAGTTTGCCGCCTTGGTGTCCATCAGTACTAGGTGATTATATAAAAACATGCTGGGATACCAATCCGGACTGCCGCCCTAATTTTACGCATGTTTCATATTTTCTGAGGTACATGAAGTTCTTGCTAATGAGAGTGAACAATTCTGGTCACTGGGACTCCTTAAATGCTATTTGCAAAAAAATTGATGTAGCTAAATTTGTCATGCTTGATGGAGAAGGAGAACAAGGATCAGACGAAAGCACTGTAAATTTCAACGAAGAGGGCCTGATAATCAGAGCCCTAGACGGAAATTTTCCTGATTCTTTTCAGCCCTACCCTGTTTCTCAGCAGAGCGCTCAACCTTTAAGTCCCAAAGACAAAATTTTTGTCAGCCTTCCTGATTACATTCAGCAATATTCCTACAAAGAAATGCAAAATGCTACAGATGACTTCTCTAGGAATGTTTCAGGAGTTTCGGGCTTAATGTGGAAAGGCGTTTTGTCTGACGGGACTCATGTAACTGTGAAAAAACAGCGATTGGAAATTTCAATGAAGGAGATAAGCATGCTGTGGCAACTGCATCATCCCAATGCTGTTCGCTTGCGGGGGGTCTCAGCAGGTGTGGAAACCTTTCTAGTATATGATCACATGGTATTGGGCTCGCTTGCTGGACAACTTTTTCGTCCCACAAGCATTCTCGACTGGAACATAAGGAAAAAAATTGGCATCGCCATAGCACGCTTCCTTTCTTATCTCCATGACAATAATGGAAAAAAGTTTCTGAATATCCATCTCAAATGTACTGAAATACTCCTTGATGAACGGTTTACCCCCAAGTTTTGTGGCTTTCTCTCTGTAAACCTAATAGATATGAATTCCAGATTGCTGTCTTCTTCAGAGCAACAAAATTTACATCTAGCATTACAGTATGAAAAATTCAGAAACATACAGGATTTTGGAATTATCCTACTAGAGCTGTTATTGGGTTGCAAATGGGAAAGTATTCGAGAATCCTTGCAATCCATCACTAATTCGATGGAGACACAAGGATGGGAATACATCTCAAGGTTGTTAGACGAAAAGTTGCAGGGGCAAGTGGGTGAAGAAGAGGCAATGAAATGGGTGAAGCTTGCCTTGAGCTGTTTTGCCAGGTCTCCATTGGAAAAACTACCCATGAACAAAGCCGTACTGGTGATGAAAGGATTGGAGCAGTTTCCTGAATTGCCGTCTAGCAGGAGCCTCAGAGACCTCACACCTAGCCAGATACTCTACATTACTTCAGCCAAACTAGAACAAGATACTGGTATGACAGAGATGAGGGTTGCCTGGACAATGGTCAATAATGGCATTCAGAGATCAGTAAGGAATACTTCCTCCTCCAAGCGCGAGCAGAAGGGCCTGTTTTGA